In a genomic window of Amycolatopsis japonica:
- a CDS encoding IclR family transcriptional regulator: MTREGSLTLDRGLALLQAVADAGGEAATISELAVAIGASRAAVYRLLVPLSERGLVWRDGNKVRLGVGLLRLAGQVLPQLREAARPVLRELAEKVGATAHLSVAQGDQAQAVAVVEPSWTSFHVAYRVGTRHPLSAGAAGKAMTLRPGGGEGWVTSSGELEAGASGVAAPVRGVPGLKASVGVVSLEPLDASVVGPAVVAAAVRLAEVLKQPE, from the coding sequence GTGACTCGTGAAGGGTCGCTGACCCTGGACAGAGGCCTCGCACTGCTGCAAGCGGTCGCGGACGCCGGTGGCGAGGCGGCGACGATCTCCGAACTCGCCGTCGCCATCGGCGCGAGCCGGGCCGCCGTCTACCGGCTGCTCGTCCCGCTGTCCGAACGCGGTCTGGTGTGGCGTGACGGCAACAAGGTGCGGTTGGGTGTCGGCCTGCTCCGGCTCGCCGGGCAGGTCCTCCCGCAGCTGCGCGAGGCCGCGCGGCCGGTGCTGCGCGAGCTGGCGGAGAAGGTCGGCGCGACGGCGCATCTGTCGGTCGCGCAGGGGGATCAGGCGCAGGCCGTCGCGGTCGTCGAACCGTCGTGGACGAGCTTCCACGTCGCCTACCGCGTCGGCACCCGGCATCCGCTGTCCGCCGGCGCGGCGGGCAAGGCGATGACGCTGCGTCCTGGCGGCGGCGAAGGCTGGGTCACCTCGTCGGGTGAGCTGGAGGCGGGCGCCTCCGGGGTCGCCGCGCCCGTGCGCGGAGTGCCCGGCTTGAAGGCCAGCGTCGGTGTCGTGTCCCTCGAGCCGCTCGATGCCTCCGTGGTGGGGCCCGCGGTCGTGGCGGCCGCCGTCCGGCTGGCCGAGGTGCTGAAGCAGCCCGAATAG
- a CDS encoding DUF998 domain-containing protein — protein sequence MTSPKTLAVSPVHGRLAVFGMAVAVAISIDLHLRLSSQVSPIWQTLSEYVYGYLSPGSTAAPLFGAMCLALGFGSLALLGGIAKAHRKGYESVLVLLGVWCTGLFVLALVPVDLEGQARSLAGQIHNYAALAAFLALPAAAWVLTRPGRARCPWEPRRTTIRRLSVASFAAVVIVLGGFVWTMLTGPSHQEVTLGLFERLLFAVDLTLLATMVRPLLSHR from the coding sequence GTGACCTCGCCGAAGACACTCGCCGTCTCCCCTGTGCACGGCAGGCTCGCGGTCTTCGGCATGGCTGTCGCCGTCGCCATCTCGATCGACCTGCACCTCAGGCTCTCCAGCCAGGTCAGCCCGATCTGGCAGACGTTGTCGGAGTACGTCTACGGCTACCTCTCGCCCGGTTCGACGGCGGCTCCCTTGTTCGGCGCGATGTGCCTGGCGCTGGGGTTCGGTTCGCTCGCGCTGCTCGGCGGGATCGCGAAGGCGCACCGCAAGGGCTACGAGTCCGTTCTCGTCCTGCTCGGTGTCTGGTGCACCGGACTGTTCGTCCTCGCGCTCGTGCCTGTCGACCTCGAGGGCCAGGCCCGGTCGCTGGCGGGCCAGATCCACAACTACGCCGCGCTGGCGGCCTTCCTCGCGCTGCCGGCCGCCGCCTGGGTGCTGACCCGCCCGGGCCGCGCGCGCTGCCCGTGGGAGCCGCGCCGCACGACGATCCGGCGGCTTTCGGTGGCCAGCTTCGCCGCGGTGGTGATCGTGCTCGGCGGCTTCGTCTGGACGATGCTCACCGGCCCGTCGCACCAGGAGGTCACGCTCGGCCTGTTCGAGCGGCTGCTGTTCGCGGTCGACCTCACGCTGCTGGCGACGATGGTCCGCCCGCTGCTCAGCCACCGCTGA
- a CDS encoding TMEM165/GDT1 family protein: protein MLALISAFGLVLAVELPDKTLVATLVLTTRFRAWPVFVGVTAAFAVQSAIAATFGSVLTLLPEALVTTIVAAMFGVGAYMLLREGFSPAKDGGEDASRSGPGPATFLRSALTSFGVLFAAEWGDASQLATASLTARFGNPFAVGLGSFCALVAVAGLAVFIGAKVRSRIRPKLIQRVAGFVFAGFSLFALAQLAF from the coding sequence ATGCTGGCGCTGATCAGCGCGTTCGGCCTGGTACTGGCCGTGGAGCTGCCGGACAAGACCCTCGTCGCCACTTTGGTTCTCACCACTCGTTTCCGCGCGTGGCCGGTATTCGTCGGCGTCACCGCCGCATTCGCCGTGCAATCCGCGATCGCGGCCACGTTCGGCAGTGTGCTCACATTGCTGCCGGAGGCGCTGGTGACCACGATCGTCGCCGCGATGTTCGGTGTCGGCGCGTACATGCTTCTTCGCGAAGGGTTCAGTCCCGCCAAGGACGGCGGAGAGGACGCCTCGCGTTCCGGCCCCGGCCCCGCGACCTTCCTCCGCTCCGCGCTGACGTCGTTCGGCGTGCTCTTCGCCGCCGAGTGGGGCGACGCGTCCCAGCTCGCGACAGCCAGCCTCACGGCCCGCTTCGGCAACCCGTTCGCGGTCGGCCTCGGCTCCTTCTGCGCGCTGGTCGCCGTCGCCGGTCTGGCCGTCTTCATCGGCGCGAAGGTCCGTAGCCGGATCCGCCCGAAGCTCATCCAGCGCGTCGCGGGCTTCGTCTTCGCCGGTTTCTCGCTGTTCGCGCTGGCCCAGCTCGCCTTCTGA
- a CDS encoding S41 family peptidase codes for MDERARIDDVCRRLQDHYVFPDVAEKLTVLLRARLSDGAYAGLDDQAFAVAVTGDLQSVNGDKHLRLRHHVDPLPEVEGESYDPEEFRREAELNCHGIASARRLAGNVGYLETKLFYEPDIAGEALAAAMTLLATTDALLIDVRENRGGDPSTVALLISYLVGEPVHFNSIYLRDGDVTNQLWTQPYVPGRKFGPEKPVWVLTGPTTFSGAEDLSYSLQQLGRAKTVGAVTGGGANPRKQFTVDTHLDVTVPGGRAVNPVTGTNWEGVGVQPDIAVDVEAAFDTAYALALAHVLTLGDTGLRRQVADEARLTLASLG; via the coding sequence ATGGACGAGAGAGCGCGGATCGACGACGTGTGCAGGCGCCTGCAGGACCACTACGTGTTCCCCGACGTCGCCGAGAAGCTGACGGTGTTGCTACGGGCGAGGCTGAGTGACGGCGCGTACGCGGGGCTCGACGATCAGGCGTTCGCCGTCGCGGTCACCGGAGACCTGCAGTCGGTCAACGGGGACAAACATCTGCGGCTGCGGCACCATGTCGACCCGCTGCCCGAAGTGGAGGGGGAGTCGTACGATCCCGAGGAATTCCGCCGTGAGGCGGAGTTGAACTGCCACGGCATCGCGTCGGCGCGGCGGCTGGCCGGGAACGTCGGCTACCTGGAGACCAAGCTGTTCTACGAGCCGGATATCGCGGGCGAGGCGCTCGCCGCGGCGATGACGCTGCTCGCGACCACCGACGCGCTGCTCATCGACGTCCGGGAGAACCGGGGCGGCGACCCGTCCACGGTCGCGCTGCTGATCAGCTACCTGGTCGGCGAGCCCGTCCACTTCAACAGCATCTATCTGCGCGACGGCGACGTGACGAATCAGCTCTGGACGCAGCCGTACGTGCCGGGTCGCAAGTTCGGCCCGGAGAAGCCGGTGTGGGTGCTGACCGGGCCGACGACGTTCTCCGGTGCGGAGGACCTGAGCTACTCGCTGCAGCAACTGGGGCGGGCGAAGACGGTGGGCGCGGTCACCGGCGGCGGCGCGAATCCGCGGAAGCAGTTCACTGTGGACACCCATCTGGATGTCACCGTCCCGGGTGGACGGGCCGTGAACCCGGTCACGGGGACCAACTGGGAAGGCGTCGGCGTCCAGCCCGACATCGCCGTCGATGTCGAGGCCGCTTTCGACACGGCGTACGCGTTGGCGCTGGCCCACGTGCTGACACTGGGGGACACGGGCTTGCGGCGGCAGGTCGCCGATGAGGCGCGTCTCACGCTCGCGAGCCTCGGCTGA
- a CDS encoding cytochrome ubiquinol oxidase subunit I yields the protein MEVLDLARWQFGITTVYHFLMVPLTIGLSVLVAGMQTAWVRTGDVRYLKMTKFWGKLLLVNFAMGVVTGIVQEFQFGMNWSAYSRFVGDVFGAPLAMEGLVAFFVESTFLGLWIFGWDKLPKKVHLACAWAYSLATVASAYFILAANSWMQHPVGVEFVDGKPTMNSIWAVLTNNTALAAIPHTLAGAFSVAAAFLVGVAGWQLWRKRSEDDEHRAVWRSSLRLGGWTGVVAFAVLAITGDVQGKLMFEQQPMKMASAEALCHTEKPASFSIIAIGDVRNANCEDVKTFTVPALLSFLAHNDFTTEVKGVENLITEYQAKYGTNYPDDPQLGSLAGKPIDYVPSLPVTYWGFRAMIGFGAISAGIGVLALWLTRRGRIPGQRWFPWLVLGGIATPFIGNSAGWIFTEMGRQPFVVVPNPTGVDGVWMFTAQAVSKLSTGEVWTSLIALTTVYAALGVVEVYLMRKYVRGGVDAVMPPKKPTSTSKNSDSEGGDGDDDALAFAY from the coding sequence GTGGAGGTTCTCGATCTCGCTCGGTGGCAGTTCGGCATAACCACCGTCTATCACTTCCTGATGGTCCCGCTGACCATCGGGCTTTCGGTCCTGGTCGCCGGGATGCAGACGGCGTGGGTCCGCACGGGTGACGTGCGCTATCTGAAGATGACCAAGTTCTGGGGGAAGCTCCTGCTGGTCAACTTCGCGATGGGCGTGGTCACCGGCATCGTGCAGGAGTTCCAGTTCGGGATGAACTGGAGCGCGTACTCGCGGTTCGTCGGCGACGTGTTCGGCGCGCCGCTGGCGATGGAAGGGCTCGTCGCGTTCTTCGTCGAGTCGACCTTCCTGGGGCTGTGGATCTTCGGCTGGGACAAACTGCCGAAGAAGGTCCACCTGGCGTGCGCGTGGGCGTATTCGCTGGCGACCGTGGCGTCCGCGTACTTCATCCTGGCGGCGAACTCGTGGATGCAGCATCCGGTCGGGGTCGAGTTCGTCGACGGGAAGCCGACGATGAACTCGATCTGGGCGGTGCTGACGAACAACACCGCGCTGGCCGCGATCCCGCACACGCTCGCGGGTGCGTTCTCGGTGGCGGCGGCGTTCCTGGTCGGTGTGGCCGGCTGGCAGCTGTGGCGCAAGCGTTCGGAGGACGACGAGCACCGCGCGGTGTGGCGTTCGTCGTTGCGTCTCGGCGGCTGGACCGGTGTGGTGGCGTTCGCGGTGCTGGCGATCACCGGCGACGTGCAGGGCAAGCTGATGTTCGAGCAGCAGCCGATGAAGATGGCCTCGGCGGAAGCGTTGTGCCATACGGAGAAACCGGCGAGCTTCTCGATCATCGCGATCGGCGACGTGCGGAACGCCAACTGCGAGGACGTCAAGACGTTCACCGTGCCCGCGCTGCTCTCGTTCCTGGCGCACAACGACTTCACGACCGAGGTCAAGGGCGTGGAGAACCTGATCACCGAGTACCAGGCGAAGTACGGCACGAACTACCCGGACGACCCGCAGCTCGGCTCGCTCGCGGGCAAGCCGATCGACTACGTGCCCAGCCTGCCGGTGACCTACTGGGGCTTCCGCGCGATGATCGGCTTCGGCGCGATCTCGGCCGGGATCGGGGTGCTCGCGCTGTGGCTGACCCGGCGCGGACGGATCCCCGGGCAACGCTGGTTCCCGTGGCTCGTGCTCGGCGGGATCGCGACGCCGTTCATCGGCAACAGCGCCGGGTGGATCTTCACCGAGATGGGCCGTCAGCCGTTCGTGGTGGTGCCGAATCCGACCGGTGTCGACGGGGTGTGGATGTTCACCGCGCAGGCGGTCTCGAAGTTGTCCACAGGCGAGGTGTGGACTTCGCTGATCGCTCTGACGACCGTCTACGCGGCGCTCGGCGTCGTCGAGGTCTACCTGATGCGCAAGTACGTCCGCGGCGGCGTCGACGCCGTCATGCCACCCAAGAAACCGACCTCGACCAGCAAGAACAGCGACTCGGAAGGCGGTGACGGCGATGACGACGCGCTGGCCTTCGCCTACTGA
- the cydB gene encoding cytochrome d ubiquinol oxidase subunit II, whose product MTLETIWFCVIALFWLGYLFLEGFDFGVGMLMPVLAKDNTERRVMVNTIGPVWDGNEVWLIVAGGAMFAAFPGWYASLFSAAYLPLLVVLLALIGRGVAFEYRGKVDSDRWRRNWDRVIGIGSWIPPFGVGLLLATTVLGLPLDADGNRVGGPFAALSLETLLGAIAVVGFSLVHGAAFLALKTEGDLRHRARNLATRLLPVALLPLLAFLIVVQLRSGDLWTLLLIGLAVVAAVVAWFRIRMGREGQAFAALGGVIGASAVAIFVALYPNVLPSTLDAANTLTIAGEASSPYTLTVMTWVALFGAPAVLIYQGWTYWVFRKRIGTRHIPPVHAP is encoded by the coding sequence ATGACCCTCGAAACGATCTGGTTCTGCGTCATCGCCCTGTTCTGGCTCGGCTACCTCTTCCTCGAAGGTTTCGACTTCGGCGTCGGCATGCTCATGCCGGTCCTCGCGAAGGACAACACCGAGCGCCGCGTCATGGTCAACACGATCGGCCCGGTCTGGGACGGCAACGAGGTCTGGCTGATCGTCGCCGGCGGCGCGATGTTCGCCGCGTTCCCCGGCTGGTACGCGTCGCTGTTCTCGGCCGCGTACCTCCCGCTCCTGGTGGTCCTGCTCGCCCTCATCGGCCGCGGCGTCGCGTTCGAGTACCGCGGCAAGGTCGACTCCGACCGCTGGCGCCGGAATTGGGACCGCGTCATCGGCATCGGCTCGTGGATCCCGCCGTTCGGCGTCGGTCTGCTGCTCGCCACCACCGTCCTCGGTCTCCCGCTCGACGCCGACGGCAACCGGGTCGGCGGCCCGTTCGCCGCGCTCAGCCTCGAAACGCTGCTCGGCGCGATCGCGGTCGTCGGGTTCTCGCTGGTCCACGGCGCCGCGTTCCTCGCCCTCAAAACCGAAGGCGACCTCCGGCACCGCGCGCGGAACCTCGCCACCCGCCTGCTCCCGGTCGCCCTCCTGCCGCTGCTCGCGTTCCTCATCGTCGTGCAACTGCGCTCGGGCGACCTGTGGACACTGCTCCTCATCGGTCTCGCCGTCGTCGCGGCCGTCGTCGCGTGGTTCCGGATCCGCATGGGCCGCGAAGGCCAGGCGTTCGCCGCGCTCGGCGGGGTCATCGGGGCCTCGGCGGTCGCGATCTTCGTCGCGCTGTACCCGAACGTCCTGCCGTCCACTTTGGACGCCGCCAACACGCTGACGATCGCGGGTGAGGCATCGAGCCCGTACACCCTGACCGTGATGACCTGGGTCGCGCTGTTCGGCGCCCCGGCCGTCCTGATCTACCAGGGCTGGACGTACTGGGTGTTCCGCAAGCGCATCGGCACCCGGCACATCCCACCGGTGCACGCACCATGA